The Peptococcaceae bacterium 1198_IL3148 genome has a segment encoding these proteins:
- a CDS encoding antitoxin VbhA family protein, whose translation MTLNIKKHTVKEQDIEKAIANVKASFAIEGLVPSDEVIEISRKHLMGELSEGEALKKINEFIKTKHLHLDKQNG comes from the coding sequence ATGACATTAAACATTAAAAAACATACAGTGAAGGAACAGGATATAGAAAAGGCTATAGCTAATGTCAAGGCATCTTTTGCTATTGAGGGGCTAGTTCCTTCTGATGAGGTTATTGAAATATCTAGAAAACATTTAATGGGGGAATTATCAGAGGGTGAGGCCTTAAAAAAGATAAATGAGTTTATAAAAACTAAACACCTGCACTTAGACAAGCAGAATGGCTAG
- a CDS encoding IS110 family transposase encodes MNYKQKQRIEQLTEATLIIGADIAKSKHVARAQDFRGIELGKRLVFDNTRAGLTKLMHWVRTLMLEHSKDQAIVGIEPIGHYWLPLAEFLRREGIAVVVVNPLHVKRSKELDDNSPTKNDIKDARVIAQLVKDGRYSEPNLPTGIYAELRVGMVQRDRLNQDLNRVKGRIHNWLDRYFPEYTGVFKDWEGKASLMILNACPFPQDVIKTGSEGIVSLWRTEIKRAVGIKRANKLMQAAKDSIGLSTGIEFARHEIKMLLEQYDTLCKQMETLMEAVQELIKQIPGTQEMMTIPGVGLVTVAGFLAEVGDLNRYNHGQQIIKLSGLNLKENSSGKHKGQSRISKRGRPRLRALLFKTVLVMVAKNQEFKAIHKYLTTRAGNPLKKKQSIVALCGKLIRILFTIGKKQIPYNAEQVLGVIREAQLQEVA; translated from the coding sequence ATGAATTATAAACAAAAACAACGAATTGAGCAACTCACAGAAGCAACTTTAATTATCGGTGCTGATATTGCTAAATCAAAACACGTGGCAAGAGCTCAGGATTTTAGAGGAATTGAGTTAGGAAAGCGGTTGGTGTTTGATAATACAAGGGCGGGCTTAACCAAGTTAATGCATTGGGTTAGAACCCTAATGCTAGAGCACAGCAAAGACCAGGCTATTGTCGGCATCGAACCCATCGGGCATTACTGGTTGCCACTGGCTGAGTTTTTACGCAGAGAAGGCATAGCGGTGGTAGTGGTAAATCCCCTACATGTTAAGAGAAGCAAAGAGTTAGACGACAATTCACCGACCAAAAACGATATTAAGGATGCAAGAGTAATTGCCCAATTAGTAAAAGATGGTCGATACTCAGAACCTAATTTACCCACCGGTATCTATGCCGAACTTAGGGTAGGAATGGTTCAACGAGACCGTCTGAATCAAGACCTTAACCGGGTAAAAGGCAGAATACACAATTGGTTAGATAGGTATTTCCCTGAATATACAGGAGTTTTTAAAGATTGGGAAGGCAAAGCATCTTTGATGATATTAAATGCTTGTCCATTCCCTCAAGATGTTATTAAAACTGGCTCAGAAGGCATTGTGAGCCTGTGGAGAACTGAAATTAAACGGGCAGTTGGTATAAAAAGAGCCAACAAACTAATGCAGGCTGCCAAGGACTCCATTGGGTTATCCACAGGAATAGAGTTTGCCCGTCATGAAATCAAGATGCTACTTGAACAATATGACACTCTATGCAAACAAATGGAAACCCTGATGGAGGCAGTCCAAGAGCTAATCAAACAAATACCAGGAACCCAAGAAATGATGACCATTCCTGGAGTTGGCTTAGTCACAGTTGCCGGATTTTTAGCAGAAGTAGGGGACTTAAATAGATATAATCATGGGCAGCAAATAATTAAACTGTCAGGCCTAAATTTAAAAGAGAACAGTTCTGGTAAACACAAAGGGCAATCACGCATAAGCAAACGGGGGCGCCCTCGTCTAAGAGCCCTTTTGTTTAAAACAGTGTTAGTCATGGTTGCCAAAAACCAAGAGTTTAAGGCTATCCACAAGTACCTAACCACAAGGGCAGGAAACCCTTTGAAGAAAAAGCAATCCATAGTAGCCCTCTGTGGAAAACTTATACGTATTTTATTCACCATAGGTAAAAAACAAATTCCATATAATGCAGAGCAAGTATTAGGTGTTATTCGTGAAGCGCAATTACAGGAAGTTGCTTAG